One Dioscorea cayenensis subsp. rotundata cultivar TDr96_F1 chromosome 15, TDr96_F1_v2_PseudoChromosome.rev07_lg8_w22 25.fasta, whole genome shotgun sequence genomic region harbors:
- the LOC120278002 gene encoding pentatricopeptide repeat-containing protein At1g79080, chloroplastic, giving the protein MSSSLLHPIPPLPNNKLPPTSRTKPCFLSHLPEIHTPSLTHGFSKVLGSSSLTTTTTTTTQKDQPFSLPSWKTSKNDLKSKELKLHDAFLYLEYMVNRGHKPDTSQATQLLYDLCKANKVRKAIHVMELLVKSGNTPDCSVYTFLVNQLCKRGSVGYAMQLVDKMHQYGVTPSTVTYNSLVRGLCVHGNLQQTLQLLERLMQRGLVPNVFTFSFLLEAAYKERGVDEAVRLLDEIIAKGGKPNLVSYNVLLTGFCKEGRLEEAMKFFRELPYKGFSPNVVSYNILLRSLCYNGQWTEAEELLTEMGNNGCEPSIITYNILIGSLALHGKPEQALEILEELLDKRYKPVAASYNPIIAWYCKQGRLDMVVKCLDMMMYRHCTPNDGTYNAIAVLCGEGKVEECFSILQSLGNKQNVSMHDYHRNVVSLLCKKGNTLAAFQLLNEMTKSGFTPDSYTYSSLIRGLCMEGMLDEALEIIQVMEESGCKPDVDNYNALILGLCKAQRTDLAFDVFETMVDRRYSPNETTYTILVEGIAHEDEADLAREVLKELYLRNAISQGTMERITLQYDLE; this is encoded by the coding sequence ATGTCTTCATCTCTCCTCCACCCAATCCCACCACTGCCAAACAACAAGCTCCCACCCACTTCAAGAACCAAACCATGCTTTCTCTCCCACCTCCCAGAAATCCACACTCCTTCCCTCACTCATGGCTTCTCCAAAGTCCTTGGCTCCTCTTccctcaccaccaccaccaccaccaccacccaaAAGGACCAACCTTTCAGCCTCCCCAGCTGGAAAACCAGCAAGAATGACCTCAAATCCAAGGAACTCAAGCTCCATGATGCCTTCCTCTATTTGGAATACATGGTTAACAGAGGCCACAAGCCTGATACCTCCCAAGCCACCCAACTCCTCTATGACCTCTGCAAGGCCAACAAGGTCCGCAAGGCCATTCATGTCATGGAGCTCCTTGTCAAGTCTGGTAACACTCCTGACTGCTCTGTTTACACTTTCCTTGTCAATCAGCTCTGCAAAAGAGGTAGTGTTGGTTATGCAATGCAACTGGTTGATAAAATGCATCAGTATGGTGTCACACCTAGCACTGTCACCTACAATTCCCTTGTTAGAGGTCTCTGTGTTCATGGTAATCTCCAGCAGACTTTGCAGTTGTTGGAGAGGTTGATGCAGAGGGGATTGGTTCCCAATGTGTTCACCTTCTCATTCTTGCTTGAGGCTGCTTACAAGGAGCGTGGAGTTGATGAGGCTGTGAGGTTATTGGATGAAATCATAGCAAAAGGGGGAAAACCCAATTTGGTTAGCTACAATGTCTTGCTCACTGGTTTCTGTAAGGAAGGTAGATTGGAAGAGGCAATGAAGTTCTTCAGAGAATTACCGTACAAAGGCTTCAGTCCTAATGTTGTTAGCTATAATATCTTGCTGCGGAGTTTGTGCTATAATGGCCAGTGGACAGAGGCAGAGGAACTCTTGACTGAGATGGGGAACAACGGTTGCGAACCAAGCATTATCACTTATAACATACTTATAGGTTCTCTTGCTCTTCATGGAAAACCTGAGCAAGCACTTGAAATACTTGAGGAGTTGCTAGATAAGCGGTATAAGCCTGTTGCAGCGAGTTACAATCCAATCATTGCTTGGTATTGCAAGCAAGGGAGGTTGGACATGGTGGTCAAGTGTTTGGACATGATGATGTATCGCCATTGTACTCCAAATGATGGTACTTATAATGCAATAGCCGTGCTTTGCGGGGAGGGGAAGGTAGAGGAATGTTTCTCTATATTGCAGAGTTTGGGAAACAAGCAGAATGTTTCGATGCATGACTATCATAGGAATGTTGTGTCCTTGTTGTGTAAGAAAGGGAACACTTTGGCCGCATTTCAGCTTTTGAATGAGATGACGAAGAGTGGATTCACTCCTGATTCATACACGTATTCTTCGTTGATCAGAGGACTCTGTATGGAGGGTATGTTGGATGAGGCATTGGAGATAATTCAAGTGATGGAGGAGAGTGGTTGCAAGCCAGACGTTGATAACTACAATGCACTGATTCTTGGTTTGTGCAAGGCTCAAAGGACTGATCTTGCTTTTGATGTTTTTGAGACAATGGTTGATAGGAGATATTCACCGAATGAGACAACATACACAATTTTAGTAGAAGGAATTGCACATGAAGATGAAGCTGATTTGGCAAGAGAAGTATTAAAGGAATTGTACTTGAGGAATGCTATAAGTCAAGGTACCATGGAGAGGATCACTCTACAGTATGATTTGGAGTAA